A single window of Archangium gephyra DNA harbors:
- a CDS encoding serine/threonine-protein kinase codes for MPDRVGAYRVVELLGQGGMGVVYRGEHPDTGEAVALKTVRVASGAVLASIRREIHALRRLNHPGVVRIVDEGIWEGLPWYAMELLHGQTLRGFLDARAPLPMALTLLRRLCAPLAYLHGNGLVHRDLKPENVFVRPDGAPVLVDLGIAAQSGGAREVLQVGGSTVGSEAYMAPEQIRGDFVDARADLYALGCILYEAVTGQPPFVASRSAGSVLHQHLRRAPRPPSQVVEGLPPELDALVLRLLAKRPQERLGYAEDVAAALAALGAEAGEPGSTPRPSPYLYRPDFSGRGKPLERLGQALEEASRGRGGCAFLGGESGVGKTRLAMELATEATHRRLAVVTGECVPLPLPLHPFRPLLLTVADRCREHGAPETERLLGPRAQVLAAYEPALARLPGQDAQPAPPPLPPPEARARVLSSLRDTLLAFARVQPLLLVLDDLQWADELSLSFLQELAPEHLRTHGVLVVGTYRMDEAGGALRRIVQAPGAVSLELERLDAASIREMVSGMLALREAPGAFLDALVTHASGNPFFIAEYLRAAIGEGLLSRTTAGEWRLAVPGARAGAVVLPLPRSIAELIERRLAELGEDGRALVQLAAVLGREFDGELLSGAAALGDEALWEALEELRLRQVLEEAGGGRLRFVHDKLREVAYGRIPDERRRALHHRAAEAVERRYTAELPRHAASLAHHWAQAGVHGRASRFFALAGDQARAAYANAEALSFYEAALREAASSRNAAASHQDAEPPALDTVYESLGDVRALTGRQAEAREAYAQALARLAQEERVRRASLHRRVGKSWETHHQHEEALRAYAAAETVLGPDTGSLPEDVWQEWFQIQNERITTYYWQARVREMTELVERVRPIVESRGEPLQRARFFQSLVQMGFRSERYRASASTVAHGRAFMRASQHSGVESEMSMARFVLATALLLHGELDESEALMGTALAEAERVGNVTLQSRCLSYLTMSSRLRCQVEQTRHRAERVLAVAAAARMEDYLGLAHANLAWVARREGRPDVAEHLAWQALRSWQPLTLVYPFQWMAHWPLAAVRLEQHRLPEALEHVRATLEPRQQQLPDALLAALDGLETWTSPDTEALRARLTHAMGTATSLGFI; via the coding sequence GTGCCCGACAGGGTGGGGGCCTACCGCGTCGTCGAGCTGCTCGGACAGGGAGGCATGGGGGTGGTGTACCGGGGCGAGCACCCGGACACGGGCGAGGCCGTGGCCCTCAAGACGGTGCGCGTGGCCTCGGGAGCCGTGCTGGCCAGCATCCGCCGGGAGATCCACGCGCTGCGCCGGCTGAACCACCCGGGCGTGGTGCGCATCGTGGACGAGGGCATCTGGGAGGGGCTGCCCTGGTACGCCATGGAGTTGCTGCATGGCCAGACGCTGCGCGGCTTCCTCGACGCACGAGCCCCCCTGCCCATGGCGCTCACCCTGCTGCGGCGGCTGTGCGCGCCCCTGGCCTACCTCCATGGCAACGGGCTCGTCCACCGCGACCTGAAGCCGGAGAACGTCTTCGTCCGTCCGGACGGGGCACCGGTGCTGGTGGACCTGGGCATCGCGGCGCAGTCCGGCGGCGCGCGCGAGGTGTTGCAGGTGGGCGGCAGCACCGTGGGCAGCGAGGCGTACATGGCCCCGGAGCAGATCCGCGGGGACTTCGTGGACGCCCGGGCGGACCTCTACGCGCTCGGGTGCATCCTCTACGAGGCCGTGACGGGACAGCCGCCCTTCGTGGCGAGCCGGAGCGCGGGGAGCGTGCTGCACCAGCACCTGCGCCGGGCTCCGCGGCCGCCCTCGCAGGTGGTGGAGGGGTTGCCTCCGGAGCTGGACGCGCTGGTGCTGAGGCTGCTGGCGAAGCGGCCCCAGGAGCGGCTGGGCTACGCCGAGGACGTGGCGGCGGCGCTCGCCGCGCTGGGCGCCGAAGCCGGCGAGCCCGGGAGCACCCCGCGCCCCTCGCCCTACCTCTACCGGCCGGACTTCTCCGGTCGCGGCAAGCCGCTGGAGCGGCTCGGCCAGGCGTTGGAGGAGGCCTCGCGGGGACGCGGCGGGTGCGCCTTCCTGGGCGGGGAGAGTGGCGTGGGCAAGACGCGCCTGGCCATGGAGCTGGCCACGGAGGCCACCCACCGCCGGCTCGCGGTGGTGACGGGCGAGTGCGTGCCGCTCCCCCTCCCCCTCCACCCCTTCCGGCCCCTGCTGCTCACCGTGGCGGACCGCTGCCGCGAGCACGGTGCGCCAGAGACGGAGCGGCTGCTGGGCCCTCGCGCGCAGGTGCTCGCGGCGTATGAGCCCGCCCTGGCGCGGCTCCCTGGACAGGACGCGCAACCGGCGCCCCCTCCGCTCCCGCCCCCGGAGGCGCGCGCCCGCGTCCTCTCCAGCCTGCGGGACACCCTGCTCGCCTTCGCCCGGGTGCAACCGCTCCTGCTCGTCCTGGACGATCTGCAGTGGGCCGACGAGCTGTCGCTCAGCTTCCTGCAGGAGCTGGCGCCGGAGCACCTGCGGACGCATGGGGTGCTCGTCGTGGGCACGTACCGGATGGACGAGGCGGGCGGCGCGCTGCGGCGCATCGTCCAGGCGCCCGGCGCCGTGAGCCTGGAGCTGGAGCGGCTGGACGCTGCGAGCATCCGGGAGATGGTGAGCGGGATGCTCGCCCTGCGCGAGGCCCCCGGCGCCTTCCTCGACGCGCTCGTCACCCACGCCAGCGGCAACCCCTTCTTCATCGCCGAGTACCTGCGCGCGGCCATCGGCGAGGGGCTGCTCTCCCGCACCACCGCCGGCGAGTGGCGGCTGGCCGTGCCGGGCGCGCGGGCCGGCGCCGTGGTGCTCCCCCTGCCCCGCTCCATCGCCGAGCTCATCGAGCGGCGGCTGGCGGAGCTGGGGGAGGACGGGCGCGCGCTGGTGCAGCTCGCCGCGGTGCTGGGCCGCGAGTTCGACGGCGAGCTGCTGTCGGGCGCCGCCGCCCTGGGCGACGAGGCGCTGTGGGAGGCGCTCGAGGAGCTGCGGCTGCGCCAGGTGCTGGAGGAGGCCGGCGGGGGACGGCTGCGCTTCGTCCACGACAAGCTGCGCGAGGTGGCCTACGGGCGGATTCCGGACGAGCGCCGCCGCGCCCTGCACCACCGCGCCGCCGAGGCCGTGGAGCGCCGCTACACCGCCGAGCTCCCGCGCCACGCGGCCTCACTCGCCCACCACTGGGCCCAGGCGGGCGTCCATGGCCGCGCCAGCCGTTTCTTCGCCCTCGCCGGAGACCAGGCCCGGGCCGCCTACGCCAACGCCGAGGCCCTCTCCTTCTACGAGGCCGCCCTCCGGGAAGCCGCGTCCTCGCGGAACGCGGCTGCGTCCCACCAGGACGCGGAGCCTCCCGCGCTGGACACGGTGTACGAGAGCCTCGGCGACGTGCGCGCCCTCACCGGCCGGCAGGCCGAGGCCCGCGAGGCCTACGCGCAGGCCCTGGCACGGCTCGCGCAAGAGGAGCGCGTGCGCCGGGCGAGCCTTCACCGCCGGGTGGGGAAGTCATGGGAAACCCATCACCAGCACGAGGAGGCCCTGCGCGCCTACGCGGCGGCCGAGACGGTGTTGGGCCCGGACACGGGCTCACTCCCCGAGGACGTGTGGCAGGAGTGGTTCCAGATCCAGAACGAGCGCATCACCACGTACTACTGGCAGGCCCGGGTGCGGGAGATGACGGAGCTGGTGGAGCGGGTGCGCCCCATCGTCGAGTCGCGCGGCGAGCCGCTGCAGCGGGCGCGCTTCTTCCAGTCGCTCGTCCAGATGGGGTTCCGGAGCGAGCGCTACCGGGCCTCCGCCAGCACCGTGGCCCACGGGCGCGCCTTCATGCGGGCCAGCCAGCACTCGGGAGTGGAGAGCGAGATGTCGATGGCGCGCTTCGTCCTGGCCACCGCGCTGCTGCTGCATGGCGAGCTGGACGAGTCCGAGGCGCTGATGGGCACCGCGCTGGCCGAGGCCGAGCGCGTGGGCAACGTGACGCTGCAGTCGCGCTGCCTGTCCTACCTGACCATGAGCTCCCGGCTGCGGTGCCAGGTGGAGCAGACGCGGCACCGGGCGGAGCGGGTGCTCGCGGTGGCGGCGGCGGCCCGGATGGAGGACTACCTCGGCCTGGCCCACGCCAACCTCGCCTGGGTGGCCCGGCGCGAAGGCAGGCCCGACGTGGCCGAGCACCTGGCGTGGCAGGCCCTGCGCTCGTGGCAGCCGCTCACCCTCGTCTACCCCTTCCAATGGATGGCGCACTGGCCGCTGGCCGCGGTGCGGCTCGAGCAACACCGCCTCCCAGAGGCGCTCGAGCACGTGCGCGCGACGCTCGAACCCCGGCAGCAACAGCTCCCGGACGCCCTCCTCGCGGCACTCGACGGCCTCGAGACCTGGACATCCCCTGACACCGAGGCGCTCAGGGCCCGCCTCACTCACGCCATGGGGACCGCCACCTCCCTCGGCTTCATTTGA
- a CDS encoding TfuA-like protein, whose translation MSGHIYIFTGPTLSAEEGRAELDATFLPPVAQGDVYRATLERPVAIGIIDGYFERVPSVWHKELLWAMSEGIHVFGSASMGALRAAELAPFGMEGVGSIFESFQHGELEDDDEVTVAHGSAEDGYRLLSEAMVNIRATLVAAEAERVVEARTRAVLEQVAKGLFYVERAWPTVLARAAREGVPAPELEALRAWLPRGRVDQKRRDAVAMLRTMRERLAEGLAPKQVRYHFEHTDAWEEVRRRASRLPLGGADGGSVVPEALLDELRLRGELTVAHRAALARALAVEQSSRLGRSVDEVELQRTAERFRLERGLHSARDFARWRETQHVEHLERFLEDESHVRWVETLFATDALRHLPDHLRATGEYGPLLERARDKERVLAAHGLAQPLLADARVTEAELWRWFFEQRLGRPVPGDLNRYAHDSGFAGVDALRRAVLRERCYEHLEGTASR comes from the coding sequence ATGAGCGGCCACATCTACATCTTCACTGGCCCCACGCTGTCGGCGGAGGAGGGCCGGGCCGAGCTGGACGCCACCTTCCTGCCTCCGGTGGCGCAGGGAGACGTGTACCGGGCCACGCTGGAGCGGCCGGTGGCCATCGGCATCATCGACGGCTACTTCGAGCGGGTGCCGTCGGTGTGGCACAAGGAGCTCCTCTGGGCCATGTCCGAGGGCATCCACGTCTTCGGCAGCGCCAGCATGGGCGCGTTGCGCGCGGCGGAGCTCGCGCCCTTCGGCATGGAGGGGGTGGGAAGCATCTTCGAGTCCTTCCAACACGGCGAGTTGGAGGACGACGACGAGGTGACCGTCGCGCACGGCTCCGCCGAGGACGGGTACCGGCTGCTGTCCGAGGCCATGGTGAACATCCGCGCCACGCTGGTGGCGGCGGAAGCGGAGCGGGTGGTGGAGGCCCGGACGCGCGCCGTGCTGGAGCAGGTGGCCAAGGGACTCTTCTACGTGGAGCGCGCGTGGCCCACGGTGCTGGCGCGGGCGGCCCGTGAAGGCGTGCCGGCCCCGGAGCTGGAGGCGTTGCGCGCGTGGCTGCCGCGGGGCCGGGTGGATCAGAAGCGCCGGGATGCCGTGGCCATGCTGCGCACCATGCGGGAGCGGCTCGCGGAGGGACTGGCCCCGAAGCAGGTCCGCTACCACTTCGAGCATACCGACGCCTGGGAGGAGGTCCGGCGGCGCGCGAGCCGGCTGCCACTCGGAGGCGCGGACGGTGGGAGCGTGGTCCCGGAGGCGCTGCTCGACGAGCTGCGGCTTCGCGGGGAGCTCACCGTGGCGCACCGCGCGGCGCTCGCCCGGGCGCTGGCGGTGGAGCAGTCCTCGCGCCTGGGGCGGAGTGTCGACGAGGTGGAGCTTCAGCGTACCGCCGAGCGCTTCCGCCTCGAGCGCGGGCTGCACTCGGCCCGGGACTTCGCGCGCTGGCGCGAGACACAGCACGTCGAGCACCTGGAGCGTTTCCTCGAGGACGAGTCGCACGTGCGCTGGGTGGAGACGCTCTTCGCCACGGATGCGCTGCGCCACCTGCCCGATCACCTTCGGGCCACGGGCGAGTACGGCCCGCTGTTGGAGCGGGCCCGGGACAAGGAGCGGGTGCTCGCCGCCCACGGGCTGGCGCAGCCGCTGCTGGCCGATGCCCGGGTGACGGAAGCGGAGCTGTGGCGATGGTTCTTCGAGCAGCGGCTCGGACGGCCCGTGCCCGGGGACCTGAACCGGTACGCCCACGACAGCGGCTTCGCCGGCGTGGACGCGCTGCGCAGGGCCGTGCTGCGCGAGCGCTGCTACGAACACCTCGAGGGGACGGCCTCCCGCTGA
- a CDS encoding expansin EXLX1 family cellulose-binding protein, whose protein sequence is MRIEKLAPARWLATILLPLLTACGPTDPGAALRALGEFQDGLITFYDATGAGNCSFDPSPQNLDVAAMNIGQYENSAVCGSCAEIEGPKGKLRVRIVDSCPDCPTKGHLDLSRSAFEKLADPIAGRVNVRWRLVTCDVQGPVRYHIQSGSSQWHTAIQVRNHLLPVTKLEYWKNGAWVNVKREDYNYFVEPAGMGSGAIKVRVTASDGQTLEDTLPGANSNATYDGAAQFKAG, encoded by the coding sequence ATGCGCATCGAGAAGCTCGCCCCCGCCCGCTGGCTCGCGACGATCCTGCTCCCCCTGCTCACGGCCTGTGGCCCCACCGACCCTGGCGCGGCCCTGCGTGCGCTGGGCGAGTTCCAGGACGGTCTCATCACCTTCTACGACGCGACGGGCGCGGGCAATTGCAGCTTCGATCCCAGCCCGCAGAACCTGGACGTGGCGGCGATGAACATCGGTCAGTACGAGAACAGCGCGGTGTGCGGCTCGTGCGCGGAGATCGAGGGCCCCAAGGGCAAGCTGCGCGTGCGCATCGTGGACTCCTGCCCCGACTGCCCCACCAAGGGCCACCTGGACCTCAGCCGCTCGGCCTTCGAGAAGCTCGCCGATCCCATCGCGGGCCGCGTGAACGTGCGCTGGCGCCTGGTGACGTGCGACGTGCAGGGCCCCGTCCGCTACCACATCCAGAGCGGCAGCTCGCAGTGGCACACCGCCATCCAGGTGCGCAACCACCTGCTGCCCGTGACGAAGCTCGAGTACTGGAAGAACGGCGCCTGGGTGAACGTCAAGCGCGAGGACTACAACTACTTCGTCGAGCCCGCCGGCATGGGCAGTGGCGCCATCAAGGTGCGGGTGACGGCCTCGGACGGGCAGACGCTGGAGGACACGCTGCCCGGCGCGAACTCCAACGCGACCTACGACGGCGCGGCCCAGTTCAAGGCGGGCTGA
- a CDS encoding RDD family protein yields the protein MTDTPDTLLDGTHTVLTPEYVEFRFTLAGLYARFLAWLMDALLVGGLTMVLLFTLSVTMLAFPGFASALGFVLYFLVDWGYGIALETAWSGQTVGKRVMGLRVIQQSGVRIGFYHAALRNLARPVDRLPFFYLVGGVTALLSGPQQRLGDMLAGTIVVRERRLKAPSALEATAGEGLLADPLFVSRVKRLSAEARELVLSAALRREELRMEARLRLFSALATKLQELLALEKPAHLSDEKWTLLVAAALLPSPGARPGRTVRAVA from the coding sequence GTGACGGACACGCCCGACACCCTCCTCGACGGCACCCACACCGTGCTCACGCCCGAGTACGTGGAATTCCGCTTCACGCTCGCGGGCCTCTACGCGCGCTTCCTGGCGTGGCTGATGGACGCGCTGCTCGTCGGGGGCCTCACGATGGTCCTCCTCTTCACGCTGAGTGTGACGATGCTGGCCTTCCCCGGCTTCGCCAGCGCCTTGGGGTTCGTCCTCTACTTCCTGGTGGACTGGGGCTACGGCATCGCCCTGGAGACGGCCTGGAGCGGGCAGACGGTGGGCAAGCGGGTGATGGGCCTGCGCGTCATCCAGCAGAGCGGCGTGCGCATCGGCTTCTACCATGCCGCGCTGCGCAACCTGGCGCGGCCGGTGGATCGGCTGCCCTTCTTCTACCTGGTGGGCGGGGTGACGGCGCTGCTGTCCGGGCCGCAGCAGCGGCTGGGGGACATGCTCGCCGGCACCATCGTGGTGCGCGAGCGCCGTCTCAAGGCGCCCTCGGCGCTCGAGGCCACGGCGGGAGAGGGGCTGCTGGCGGATCCCCTCTTCGTCTCCCGGGTGAAGCGGTTGAGCGCCGAGGCGCGGGAGCTGGTGCTCTCCGCGGCCCTGCGGCGCGAGGAGCTGCGGATGGAGGCCCGCCTGCGCCTCTTCTCCGCGCTCGCCACGAAGCTGCAGGAGCTGCTGGCCCTGGAGAAGCCCGCCCACCTCTCGGACGAGAAGTGGACGCTGCTGGTGGCCGCGGCCCTGCTGCCCTCCCCCGGCGCGCGGCCCGGGCGCACGGTGCGTGCGGTGGCCTAG
- a CDS encoding YcaO-like family protein encodes MKTPHAPKHFRTGTHRLVPPEQTLERVRHLMPVMGITRIANVTGLDTLGLPVVMVYRPNSRSLAVSPGKGLDLASAKASGLMESVEGYHAENLHLPLKLASHAELRFSHPLVDVSGLPRLSASLFHEHLRLLWVEGAELMEGERVWVPFDLVHTCFTLPLPTGSGAFLMSSNGLASGNHVLEATSHGLCEVVERDATTLWHLRGEQARRRTRLDLGTVDDPACREMLERYERAGVEVAVWETTTDVALPAFLCRIAERAPDALRPLPVTQGMGCHPSRKVALLRALTEAAQSRLTLISGARDDATALRYEGIRDLDRTARTLEHMRSEPPVRRFQDVPTFEGNSFDEDVAWELERLRAAGLRQVVVVDLTKRELGIPVVRVIIPGLEPLHDIPGYTPGARARRTLEEGRA; translated from the coding sequence ATGAAGACTCCCCACGCCCCCAAGCACTTCCGGACCGGCACGCACCGGCTCGTGCCGCCAGAGCAGACCCTCGAGCGGGTGCGCCACTTGATGCCCGTCATGGGCATCACCCGCATCGCCAACGTCACCGGCCTGGACACGCTGGGCCTGCCGGTGGTGATGGTGTACCGGCCCAACTCGCGCTCGCTGGCCGTGTCACCCGGCAAGGGGTTGGACCTCGCGTCGGCGAAGGCCTCGGGGTTGATGGAGTCGGTGGAGGGCTACCACGCCGAGAACCTCCACCTGCCCCTCAAGCTGGCCAGCCACGCGGAGCTGCGCTTCAGCCACCCGCTCGTGGACGTCTCCGGCCTGCCGCGGCTGTCGGCCAGCCTCTTCCACGAGCACCTGCGCCTGCTCTGGGTGGAGGGCGCGGAGTTGATGGAGGGAGAACGGGTGTGGGTGCCCTTCGATCTGGTGCACACCTGCTTCACCCTGCCGCTGCCCACGGGCAGCGGTGCGTTCCTGATGAGCTCCAATGGGCTGGCCTCGGGCAACCACGTGCTGGAGGCGACGAGCCACGGCCTGTGCGAGGTGGTGGAGCGGGACGCGACCACGCTCTGGCACCTGCGCGGCGAGCAGGCGCGGCGGCGGACGCGGCTGGACCTGGGGACGGTGGATGACCCGGCCTGCCGCGAGATGCTCGAGCGCTACGAGCGGGCCGGCGTCGAGGTGGCCGTCTGGGAGACGACGACGGACGTGGCCCTGCCGGCCTTCCTGTGCCGCATCGCCGAGCGCGCGCCGGATGCCCTGCGGCCCCTGCCCGTCACCCAGGGCATGGGGTGTCACCCGTCAAGGAAGGTCGCCCTGCTGCGCGCGCTCACCGAGGCGGCGCAGAGCCGGCTGACCCTCATCTCCGGCGCCCGGGACGACGCCACCGCGCTGCGCTACGAGGGCATCCGCGACCTGGACCGCACCGCGCGGACCCTGGAGCACATGCGCTCCGAGCCCCCGGTGCGCCGCTTCCAGGACGTGCCCACCTTCGAGGGGAACTCCTTCGACGAGGACGTGGCCTGGGAGCTCGAGCGGCTGCGCGCCGCGGGCCTCCGCCAGGTGGTGGTGGTGGACCTCACGAAGCGGGAGCTGGGCATCCCCGTGGTGAGGGTGATCATCCCGGGGCTCGAGCCCCTGCACGACATTCCCGGCTACACCCCGGGAGCGAGGGCCCGGCGCACGCTGGAGGAAGGACGGGCATGA
- a CDS encoding phosphotransferase, with product MLSVDTAVPYLLERGLISAQALIDGDLTITSAARRNRNLRVAGSGGGYLIKQPDASAFGAEQTLRAEVAFYSFCEQEPAVAAMRALLPRLKYFDPERSLLALELLENPQPLWTHYASRDVARFPFQTARAVGQALGVFHRTFRLPGPAEDPRLSWMSRQLPWVMRVHKPGPEMLSTLSPANYQTLRILQTQEQLSQNLDRLRKLWTPVTLIHNDIKSDNVLVLPPREGPEGAPEVRLVDWELVQVGDPAWDIAGALQDMVLFWVASMPVGAPLTPEQLVASARYPLPVLQQALRALWQGYRVAAGLDAAEASALLARAVPYSAARLIQSAYESAHTSNALPATSVLMLQISANLLNDPRASQVQLYGLVQGLV from the coding sequence ATGCTCAGCGTCGACACCGCCGTCCCCTATCTCCTCGAGCGCGGACTCATCTCCGCCCAGGCCCTCATCGACGGTGACCTCACCATCACCAGTGCCGCGCGGCGCAACCGCAACCTGCGCGTGGCGGGCTCGGGCGGGGGCTATCTCATCAAGCAGCCGGATGCCTCCGCCTTCGGCGCGGAGCAGACGCTGCGCGCCGAGGTCGCCTTCTACTCCTTCTGCGAGCAGGAGCCCGCGGTGGCGGCCATGAGGGCGCTGCTGCCCCGGCTGAAGTACTTCGACCCGGAGCGCTCGTTGCTGGCGCTGGAGCTGCTCGAGAACCCGCAGCCGCTCTGGACGCACTATGCCTCCCGGGACGTGGCGCGCTTCCCCTTCCAGACGGCCCGGGCCGTGGGGCAGGCGCTCGGGGTGTTCCACCGCACCTTCCGCCTGCCCGGGCCCGCGGAGGATCCCCGGTTGAGTTGGATGTCGCGCCAGCTACCCTGGGTGATGCGCGTCCACAAGCCTGGCCCCGAGATGCTCTCCACCCTGAGCCCGGCCAACTACCAGACGCTGCGCATCCTCCAGACCCAGGAGCAGCTCAGCCAGAACCTCGACCGGCTGCGCAAGCTGTGGACGCCCGTCACGCTCATCCACAACGACATCAAGTCCGACAACGTGCTGGTGCTGCCGCCGCGCGAAGGGCCGGAGGGAGCGCCCGAGGTGCGCCTCGTGGACTGGGAGCTGGTGCAGGTGGGTGACCCCGCGTGGGACATCGCCGGCGCGCTCCAGGACATGGTGCTCTTCTGGGTGGCCTCCATGCCGGTGGGCGCGCCGTTGACGCCGGAGCAGCTCGTGGCCTCCGCGCGCTACCCGCTGCCGGTGTTGCAGCAGGCGCTGCGCGCGCTGTGGCAGGGCTACCGCGTGGCCGCCGGGCTGGACGCGGCCGAGGCCTCCGCGCTGCTCGCACGGGCCGTGCCCTACTCGGCGGCCCGGCTCATCCAGTCCGCCTACGAGAGCGCCCACACCTCCAATGCCCTCCCCGCCACCAGCGTGCTGATGCTGCAGATCAGCGCCAACCTGTTGAACGACCCACGGGCCAGCCAGGTGCAGCTCTATGGCCTCGTGCAGGGACTCGTATGA
- a CDS encoding sigma-54-dependent transcriptional regulator, with translation MRDGLSGLVSALRVAEHFEAAATLILRRMLEVAEEGVAASRYAGRARILRGMVHLRPGDAYRRLFSLEPGAGQPEAPRSPEEGLALLTSATAWRSVVRYRCAVSIDVNLGSLEPHAEGAEVTGDSALAEGGGFSSNESRQRFLGRRASHVCVLPLCPPGGEVAGMISLEADCPAAVGREFVWRERDAELQLLADVAAPYLMTLPSRPVPAPEVDEFLPVVGSAMAGLLPILRVFAEQEETILVSGATGAGKSRLARWCHERSGRPGGPFEVLDLVTVPEDLQMAELFGWRKGAFTGAVRDNAGSVARAEGGTLFIDEIDKLSLKAQAGLLHLLEERSYRPLGEGTGEKRADVRFIIGTNAELLGAVRAGRFREDLYYRVNVLPIRMPPLDERRDEIAPWARYMVGRRHRERMPSGQARLTDEAGRLLSGSSWPGNLRQLDNIVRRAYTLAMVGHGGSGEVVLEERHVAQALSYEGPPGGKPLPELLRAAALAFVQEAQRREGAMDLDLADAFRGFVLGTAVRQLGRDEAFRVLGRESLVRNRNHHKALKREVEKVDLLLKALGEAGSPFADLLASEGDTTA, from the coding sequence ATGCGAGACGGCTTGTCGGGACTGGTGTCGGCGCTGCGGGTGGCGGAGCACTTCGAAGCCGCCGCGACGCTCATCCTGAGACGGATGTTGGAGGTGGCGGAGGAGGGGGTGGCGGCCAGCCGCTACGCGGGCCGTGCCCGCATCCTGCGCGGCATGGTGCACCTGCGGCCCGGGGATGCCTACCGCCGCCTGTTCTCGCTGGAGCCCGGTGCCGGGCAGCCGGAGGCCCCGCGCTCACCCGAGGAGGGCCTGGCACTGCTCACCTCGGCCACCGCGTGGCGCTCGGTGGTGCGCTACCGCTGCGCCGTCTCCATCGACGTCAACCTGGGCTCGCTGGAGCCGCATGCCGAGGGCGCGGAGGTGACGGGAGACTCGGCGCTCGCCGAGGGCGGTGGTTTCAGCAGCAACGAGAGCCGTCAGCGCTTCCTGGGCCGGCGGGCCTCGCACGTCTGCGTGTTGCCGCTGTGCCCTCCCGGAGGCGAGGTGGCGGGGATGATCTCCCTGGAGGCGGACTGTCCGGCGGCGGTGGGCCGGGAGTTCGTCTGGCGCGAGCGGGACGCCGAGCTCCAGCTGCTCGCGGACGTGGCGGCGCCGTACCTGATGACGCTGCCCTCGCGGCCGGTGCCGGCTCCGGAGGTGGACGAGTTCCTCCCGGTGGTGGGCTCCGCCATGGCCGGCCTGCTGCCCATCCTGCGCGTCTTCGCGGAGCAGGAGGAGACCATCCTCGTGAGCGGGGCCACGGGCGCCGGCAAGTCCCGGCTGGCGCGCTGGTGTCACGAGCGCTCCGGGCGCCCGGGCGGGCCCTTCGAGGTGTTGGACCTGGTGACGGTCCCCGAGGATTTGCAGATGGCCGAGCTCTTCGGTTGGAGGAAGGGGGCCTTCACGGGGGCGGTGCGGGACAACGCGGGGAGCGTGGCGCGCGCGGAGGGCGGCACGCTGTTCATCGATGAGATCGACAAGCTGTCGCTCAAGGCGCAGGCGGGGTTGCTGCACCTGTTGGAGGAGCGGAGCTACCGGCCGCTGGGCGAGGGGACCGGGGAGAAGCGCGCGGACGTGCGCTTCATCATCGGCACCAACGCGGAGCTGCTGGGCGCGGTGCGGGCGGGGCGCTTCCGGGAGGACCTCTACTACCGCGTCAACGTGCTGCCCATCCGCATGCCGCCGCTGGACGAGCGCCGGGACGAGATCGCCCCCTGGGCCCGCTACATGGTGGGCCGGCGGCACCGCGAGCGCATGCCCTCGGGCCAGGCGCGGCTGACGGACGAGGCGGGGCGGCTGCTGTCGGGCAGCTCGTGGCCGGGCAACCTGCGGCAGCTCGACAACATCGTCCGGCGCGCCTACACGCTGGCCATGGTGGGCCACGGCGGCTCGGGCGAGGTGGTGCTGGAGGAGCGGCACGTGGCCCAGGCGCTTTCCTACGAGGGTCCGCCCGGAGGCAAGCCCCTGCCGGAGCTGCTGCGGGCGGCGGCGCTGGCCTTCGTCCAGGAGGCGCAGCGGCGCGAGGGCGCGATGGATCTGGACCTGGCGGACGCCTTCCGGGGTTTCGTGCTGGGCACGGCGGTGCGTCAGCTCGGCCGGGACGAGGCCTTCCGCGTGCTCGGCCGGGAGAGCCTGGTGCGCAACCGCAACCACCACAAGGCCCTCAAGCGCGAGGTGGAGAAGGTGGACCTGTTGCTCAAGGCCCTGGGCGAAGCGGGCTCGCCCTTCGCCGACCTGCTGGCTTCCGAGGGGGACACGACGGCCTGA